A window of Cottoperca gobio chromosome 16, fCotGob3.1, whole genome shotgun sequence contains these coding sequences:
- the tent5ba gene encoding terminal nucleotidyltransferase 5ba, which produces MSCGDASDQSRRFCVLSWDQVQRLDSILGEAVPIHGRGNFPTLSVQPRQIVQVVRARLEERGVCVKDVRLNGSAASYVLHQDTGLGYKDLDLIFAVSLKDDQAFRLVKDVVLDCLFDFLPAGVSKERITALTLKEAYVQKLVKVCNDTDRWSLISLSNNTGKNVELKFVDSLRRQFEFSVDSFQICLDSLLLFDRCSETLMSESFHPTVIGESVYGDFKEAMDHLCQRTIATRNPEEIRGGGLLKYCHLLVQGFTASSEADMKHMQRYMCSRFFIDFSDIGEQQRKLEAYLQNHFAGMEHKRYECLTTLHQVVNESTVCLMGHERRQTLNLISMLALTVLAEQNAIPTVTNVTCYYQPAPYVQDINFSNYYIAHVQPPQVSPCSNSYQTWLPCS; this is translated from the exons ATGTCTTGCGGTGATGCGTCGGATCAGAGTCGGCGGTTCTGTGTGTTGTCTTGGGATCAGGTGCAGCGCTTGGACTCGATCCTGGGGGAGGCTGTCCCCATCCACGGCCGAGGAAACTTCCCCACTCTGTCCGTGCAACCACGCCAGATTGTACAG GTGGTGCGGGCAAGGCTGGAGGAGAGGGGTGTGTGCGTTAAGGACGTGAGGCTGAATGGCTCGGCTGCCAGCTACGTGCTCCATCAGGACACTGGACTGGGCTATAAGGACCTGGACCTGATCTTTGCCGTGTCACTGAAAGACGATCAGGCCTTCCGTCTGGTGAAGGACGTCGTGCTGGACTGCCTGTTTGACTTCTTGCCGGCCGGGGTCTCAAAGGAGCGCATCACGGCACTGACCCTCAAAGAGGCCTATGTACAGAAACTGGTGAAGGTCTGTAATGACACTGACCGCTGGAGCCTCATCTCGCTGTCTAACAACACTGGCAAGAATGTGGAGCTAAAATTTGTAGATTCTTTACGGCGACAGTTTGAATTCAGCGTGGACTCCTTCCAGATTTGCCTCGACTCTCTACTCTTATTTGACCGCTGCTCAGAGACTCTCATGTCTGAGAGCTTTCACCCCACTGTGATTGGGGAGAGTGTGTATGGGGACTTCAAGGAGGCCATGGATCACCTGTGTCAGAGGACCATAGCGACACGCAACCCGGAAGAAATCAGGGGGGGTGGATTACTGAagtactgccacctgctggtgcAAGGGTTCACGGCCTCTTCAGAGGCGGACATGAAGCACATGCAGCGCTACATGTGCTCACGTTTCTTCATTGACTTCTCTGACATTGGAGAACAGCAGAGGAAACTGGAGGCCTACCTGCAGAATCACTTTGCTGGGATGGAGCACAAACGGTACGAGTGCCTGACGACTCTGCACCAGGTAGTGAACGAGAGCACCGTGTGTCTGATGGGCCACGAGCGGCGCCAAACGCTCAACCTCATCTCCATGCTGGCGCTGACTGTGCTGGCTGAGCAAAATGCCATCCCCACTGTAACGAATGTCACGTGTTATTACCAGCCAGCTCCGTACGTGCAGGACATCAACTTCAGTAATTACTATATTGCACATGTGCAGCCGCCGCAGGTCTCACCGTGCAGTAATTCATATCAGACGTGGCTGCCCTGTAGCTGA